Below is a genomic region from Astatotilapia calliptera chromosome 2, fAstCal1.2, whole genome shotgun sequence.
AGTCTGATAGAGCAACCGTATGATGGgagaaaacacagacttacaAGCCCCCCTCCCAGCCTTTGTTCTCACCATTACTCTTTGTGCATTTGTGGGTGTGTGAGCGAAGACAAACAATGCTGTCCCGCACAGTCTGGGTGCTATAGTATAGAGTGAAAGAAAGCATGGAAAGGGGAGGGTTGGGTGGTATTCAGACTGTATGGCCTTTTCCTTTAAACTGTGTGTGGGAAGACCTCCTGGGGCAGACAGACACGCCATTCCTTCACCCACAGACATTATATTATACCAGCCCACAGAGGCGATGCAGATGAGTGAGGAGGGAGGTGTGGGCAAGACTGAACAGAGAAACTTTTCAGAGACGGGATAAAGATGGAGGGAGGGGTATTGTAAAGTAGACGTGCAACCACTTGCCACTGCCCCATCAGTTCTGGTGAGAATTATGCTATTGCTCAGCTCAACTAGGAGCAGAAACTATTATGAAAGAAAATTgctcctttatttttctttactaaactttacatttaaattGAGAAGTTACATTTATAAGTAATCTGTCTCTGATGGCCAAAAGTTTCTAAATGGAAAACTGTAAAGTTTACAAGTAATAAGCAGAGgcacgcaaaaaaaaaaaaaaaaaaatctaaatcctAAATAAATGGAGTGTGTAGCTGACATTTTAGGGCATGAACACTGTCCTACATTAAACAAATAATTTCCTCCTCATTTACAACAATCTACTTCTGTGCATGACAACACACTTAAACATCAACAACACCGCATAGATGGATGGGGAAAAAACGTGACTTTCATTAAAATCAAGTGactcaggaaaaaacaaacaaaaaaatatatactagATGGAGCTCAGCGATCAACTTCCATTGGCCAACTGCAACGGTGCTAACGTTCCCGACGTTTACACGAATGTGCACTTCAAGTTATCACTAGTTACGTGAAAtttctaataaaaacaaaaggaatgAGTAACAACATTGTGTTTACTTACCCAGAATACAATGTTGAATCCAAATAAAACGTATTTCACACAGCAGCTGACTTCGGCTCCTTTAAAATGACGGTGTTTTCTACTCATTCTTCCACGGAAAGTGGTGGCTAACTGACGAGCTAGGCAACTACTATGACTGATAATCAACCAAAGCTACAGTTCTTAAACAACTGAATACAAGGTTAGCTGGCTCCATCAGCTAAGCAAACCCCGCGTTAAGTCTTCCGGGTTGGTTAAAACTCAGACATATGTGGCTAAACTGTCTTTAACTCGCTTTGACTATTAGCTTGCTAGGCCAGCTAGCTCGCAACTTCTATAGTTAGCATTGGCTGCTAACAACAACAAATCCAGGAGCACTTCAACTAAGGCACACAGATGCGGCTCTGCAGCTCCGTCGACATTCAAGTTGCCTGGTGTTTACGTCGCTTCGCTTGCCGGATGATCGAGATGGCGGTACTTCAGCTACACTTCCCTAATGTTATCTGTGTCGCTGCATCGCCGCTTGTGAGTCTTCATCCTTGTTGTTTTGTGCTGTAAAACAAGCCCCTGCTGTCAAACGGGAAAACCACTGCGCTGGCTTTCGCCCTTTTCGCTTCAAGAGCGGCCTCTTGTGTCTCAGCCTAGCTTGACCACACAGAGAATAAGCACTGTATGTACGAGGTTGCTTCATTAAAAGCTGCAATAGGAAGTGGCCAGGTTTATAGTGTGAGTTCAAATTGAAGGAGTGcacagtaattaaaaaaaaaacaaaaaacgggaCAGGACAGTATGAGTAATGATATTAACAATCATGTATAATGATTAATAATTAGCTAGATTCTAGCTCATTATTTACACCTTTGCCTACACCTGCCACGACGCATTAAAATATCTGCAGTGAGAAAGGTCGATTAAGAATGACACTCTAATAAACTGGGGTACTCAAGCGCAATTATATATTCATAATTTCAGCCATAATGTTCTGGCATGACAGGCTGAGTAATTTCACTCCTTTAAGTAAGTCAGTGAAGGAGAAATATAGATAACTGCAGAATATTGTGAAAATGTTGTGAAACGTgatcaaatgaaaaaggaagTGAACAATCTGTTCTGAACAACTTTGCCTCATTTGAACTTCTGTCTGGAGTCCTACAGATGGCAGTCTATGATCCTGCGATAAATGCATTTCCTTTTCACCTCTGGGTGCTCCACTCTGGGGCATGCCAACCTTCTAACTATTGCCAGAAATGTGTATTATGTTGTACTGACAGTAAACACagcataaaactgtaaaaccaaACAGTATTAGCCTGCATTAGCTATTAGCTACATGTAATATTTTCATCCGGTACTCTACTTTTTCTCAATATGGCATAAACCCGCACCTAATTACAAGACAAAGACATATTATGAAATTACAAATACACTGTCCACATTGTCATATAATTTTAAAGGAGCAGCTGTTAAAGGGCCTTAATGTTGTAGTGATACATTTAATAGTACATTTATTGGctgataaagttttattgattatagAATAAAAACACTAACTTAACATTGTAAATGCGGATATGTTACTACTTATCTTCCGTGACCagcttcacattttatttagatACATCATAGCTAGGGAAATGTTATGCCACTGATGAACAATGGCTGtaaggtcagtttcttgatcattaatatgtaaattgtcatgaccattgatcaatgaccattgatcaatgtaccattcacagagagttgggaaatggctgcaatcatgaaagatgtacccttaggcccctttCTTGATCTagctctttcccttttcacataaatggaaTCCTTGACTACCCgttcaaaccagcgttccttcctgtccaggatgtgagcATTCTCTTCATTGAAAAAGTTGGCACTGGCccgtaggtgtgaatagactgcagagtcctggcctgacgacgTAGCTCTTCTGTGTAGTGCCATCCGCTTAGCCAGAGGTTTTTTGATTTCCCCGATGTAAAAATCGTGGCAATCCTCCTGGATCTTAACAGCGTTACTCTGTGCCGGGGGACCGGAttcttggggtggaccaattttgaGGCAGTGTGTTTCGGGATTTAAAAGCGACAGAGGGGGGGTGTTGAGAAAAAATGCATCTCAACTGTTCTGACACATAAGGGATCACTAAATTTAAAGGATGCCGAGAGCATCCTTTAAATTTGCTTaaggccttcttgatgtgatgtttttctgcttccctggctgctgtacctgtggggatggtgttcgtcatgtgttgtagcgtcctgatgtcACCCAGTTTGTGTTCCAGTGgttgatgagagtcaaaccttaaatatcGATCCGTATGCGTAGGTTTACAGTACACatcaacttttaaatatccCCATTACtcatggaaatctcacagtctttAGACTCAAGTTCACATCAAGTTTGCCAGTTCTGTAAACTTGTTGTGTTGGTCCACCGAGTTTATGTGATCAGTGAATTGTGTTatgtcctgagatttgattttcacccaggtgtcatccacatacctgaaccaatgacttggtggtgttccagggtagaaTAACGGGCCCTCTTTTTTCAATTATATTCCTCATTAGGGTGATGGTTTTATAAAAGACAATAGCAAAGacaaactgaaaatatttaatctagtgtggcattttttttattctgcatAAAATCATTCAAAGATCATACAGTTATGCAGCATGGGTTATAAAATGCAGGCATGCaatcagcccccccccccccccccaaagcaCTCCAAAAAAAACCTGCTTTCAAATTCAAAACTATAACAATTCTTGTTAAAGTCTGAGAACTTCTGCAGTCCACCTAGTGGTGACCCAGGTTGAACTCAAGCCGTGACAGTGATAGGCCTAATCCTGCTGAAGGAGCCGGGTCACTGTGTAGCAGGAGTCCCCGTCACTCAAAAGACAAACAGGGTAAATATTTAGAAATGTGCTGATGCTTTTGGCCTGAGTGTCAGGGAATGAAGGAATGATCTGTTGTGCTAGCAAACGACTTGAGAAGGTGGTGTAATATGGCTCCACACTTGAAACATAACATCGTTCTGGCAGCAGTTATGTTTGCGGCTAAGTGCCACCATCATCATGTCAGCATATTGCATTCTCCAGCtgtgggcttttatttttttacagtataGAAGTGTTTGAAGGTAACATTTTGAGTGACACTTCTCAAAGCAATCAAGTTTTTGAACAACCCCTTCTTAGCTGATGAAATGGAATGAAAAGAAGTGCAAATCAAGTATGAagagaaacaataaaatgaacGAGAAcatacatttgattttttatATGCATTTCAAATACATACTGGTCCTCCAATCATCTTCTGACAATCACTTTACAACGTACAACATTCTTCAAAAtcttttctccctcctctccaTAAAAGCACACACTTGTGTGACATCCACTTTTACTTCTGAACTCCTCTCGAACAGGCTCTCAGTGAAATATATCAATTTTAATCCATTCCTTGTCTCAAACCTTAATCAACCGTTTTTCTGTCGACAacagcaaaagaaacaaaaaatacaacaattttGACATCTTTCTTGGAACTCGGAAACAGTGTTTGATTGAACAGTTGTATCAATGCCCTGTCTTACCTCCACATAAGTCTCTGTATTTAACattccctttttttctgtcattcttCGTCAGTCTGTCTATAAAGCTTACATTCATTTCAGCAAATCAGAGCAACATCTATACGCTTTGCTAAACTCATTATTGCACTGTGATATTTATGCATTTTACTTACTTTGCAGTGGTTACAGCTGGTAATAAATGAGTGTGTGCTACCTAAatactgctgtgtttttgtactaTGAGAATGCCTCATCCAAAGCAGTTTAAACTCACTTGAGGGGTATATTTACATGTTACTCATTTTCTTCAACATTTTTAGGTCTCAACCCCAATTTTCTACTTGCATCATAACAATAGTTCATTAATGATGTTTAAAACTGATACTTTTTCTTCAAACGCTTTTCAAACACAGTATCGACAGTGAAGATTCTGTATGTTTGTTGTGAAAGTATAATATGTATTGAAAAATCTTTGGTTATTTTGAgtcttttgcactttttttggcATGTAAGAAGCATACAAGCCACAGCAACTGTGTTGTGTAAAAAGCTTGTTCTTGTCAGGCCATACTACGAATGTGAGCCATATGAAATACTATAAACTACCTCGATACAACATATACCATTATAGGATTTGCAATCAAAGTTACTTATGTAGTACTTATCTAACATTAGTCTGATGAAATGTCTCTAGAAACTCAGTTACTTGGTGATCTACTTCCACAAAACTCTATGAAATCAGAAACTGTGCTTTTGCCGACACTCAATAACGCCCTCACAGGTCAGTGGAGATGGTACTTCGTTTCACCCTCAGGCTGCCGCCCCAGCCGCGGGGACAAGTGTTGTAGGAGTGGAGGCCGGGCGAGCGGAGGCCTGAGTCTTCGGATTCAACAGATGCGTCGGAGTCGGTCAGGGAGCGAGTGTTGTAGAGACGCACAGGAGAACAGATTCTCTGAGTTGGAGTTGGGGGAGGACTGGTGAAAGTAGGGGACTGTGCCCCCAGTGACCGTGACTGGAAGAGGTTGACGGGTGGTTTCTGACCGTCGTAGCTCAGTGATGAGATGGGAAGACTGTGACCACTTAGTGCACCAGGAGAAGGGCTGTTTTTACGTTTGGCTGCATTGATGATATTTTTGGCCAGCAGGCGATGGTTGGCTTTAGAGTCCAAGTTGTTAACTGTGGGAGACATGCAGCGACTGTCTTTGGTCAAGGAAACAGGAGAGGTGACGGAGGATGTGTAAAGAGGTTTAGtggtagagagagagaaactggtTTGAAAGTGTGAAGGAGACTGAGAACGTGAGCCCCATGGAGGAGACACAGGAGATGTGACTGTAGATGGCTGGGATGGTCTGGATGTGGAAACTAAGAAGCTAGAGGACTGGACCTTTTGGCTTACTAATGGTGATTGGCATCTTGATCCCCAAGGAGGGGTGGATACATTTGTTTTGGAAGGTCTGGACGTAGGAACTGAGGAGCTAGTGTAAGGCTGGGTATTCACCACTGGGGATTGGCATCTAGATCCCCAGGGAGGTGTGTGTGGTGAAGTTGCTGTAGATGATTGGGGAGGTTTAgatgaagaaaatgagaaacCAGTGGAGGGCTTGTTGTTCTGGGTCGTTGGGGATTGGCACCTTACACCCCAAGGAGGAGAAAGGGGAGAAGGAGATGTAGAAGTTTGGGAAGCAGGAATTGGGGAAATGATAGCGGACTGGCTGACCACTGGGGACTGACATCTTGAACCCCAAGGAGGAGAGCGTGGAAAGGTGGCTGTAGATGTTTGTGAGGGTCTGGATGTGGAAGTGGAGGTAACTGTAGAAAACAGGATATTCTGAGTGCTCATAGGCGATTGGCATCTTGAATTATTACGAAACGATACAGGGGACGTGACTGAACGGATGGAGCTTGTGAGGGGTGGTGGGCTTGTTTGGAGGCTAGAAGTCCAGCTTCCAGTAGCTGGGCCGCCCGGGTTGCCTGTGAGGTTACGTGTCCTGGTCGGTGTAGATGTCTCACTGGGAACTTCAGCAGGAGTGGACTCCTTTGGTGTCTGTTGGATCAGGACAAGTGTTTCTTTAATCTCTTAGAAATATGTATTCaaaaacacagtatattaaatacacaaaaagtTAGGCTATAGTATTGTTAAGCATGTGGATAAGTAAATGAATCTAAAaggtttttaattaaactgtgTCAGGATGTGTTGTTCGGAGAGTCTGTTCAGATGAAACTTCACACAATACACCCAGAAGATCAACTAGGTAAACTTAATAAGTGAACCTGTGATGATAAAACTGTGCCCAGCCTGTGCCTCAGCAGCATTCAGGTTATGTTTGTGCACTCCCTCCATCTGTATGTGTTTATCCAGCCTCCCCTGGCTACCAGCCCACACAGGCCCTGTCTTAAGTGTCTCTCTCGGGTTACTGTCATCTGGCTTTCACGTAGAGGATAACCTTTGCAGAGATATGTAGTTacctgacagaagcaaggctcgCATCCATCTCATGTCTATTCTAATTAGGGAATACTCCCACTCAGTATGATATTATGATGAAACTAACCTGCTAGGATCACCTTCCCGAGAAGTTATGGTCTCATAAGACGAATGTTAATGGTCATATTTCAAATGTTCGAGGCTactttgaaagaaaataagGCCTAGGTCAGGAGTCATAGCATTTGTCTAAATTTCTGACCCCCTCAAGGCCAGCCAGGGCAGAGTTCAGGCCTTAACATGAACACGCATAACTCAAATTgttatgggggaaaaaaacatcttgTAATGGAaatcttcagtttttttccccagaacTTTAAATGTCACACGCTGTGTAACAAAACAGATCTGCCCCCCCCTGCCGCAAGCTATCTGTGTACTTCAAGGAGGTATAAATTTTATTAGTGTGTTTCCAGTGATTGCTTAAAAGGCAAAAGAGTGAAAGTGACAAACAATTAACATTGGAAAAAGCCAGTGAAGTcaggaaatgaggaaaaaaaagtcagaatggaATCCGTGTAGAGGGTTAGCATAAAGCTTTAATCAGAGGAAGAAAAGGTTCAGTCGTACATAAAACAATTGGATAGAACAGACGGAAAAGAGCAGCGAATCAAGGTTTGTGAAATGAAACAGACACAGTCCCTGTGCTCTGAAACAACAGCGTTTGATGACGGAATTACTGCTTCAagtcatgaaaaacaaaaatatgtatatagcAGGCAGATTTGAAACACCAAAGAATTCAGGCACACACCATATAGTTAAGTAGAGCATGCTGAAAAGCAGAGTAAATTAGCATGAAGGCATAACGATAGAAAAGTAGTTCTCTTGCTGCAACTTTCATGTCAGTGAACAGCATTAAATTGCAAATCGTAGATCATAAAGCAGATGCTAGACCATCtgttaaagtgctttgtgaAGCAGCATCACCCGAGTGCCCAGTGGAAAAAAGTGTGAGGCTGTTTCTcatcatattttaaaatgtgctgaaaATGGACGTTCTTGAGTGCTGATGTGCTTCGCGGCTTTGGGAATGGCAGTTGATTTTCATTACGCTGAggcacattttacattttcGAAGGATAATTACcagtctttgggtttttttactgacaaaaagacaaataatatGCACTGAACAGAAGATAAGACACAGATAGCCATGGCTAAAACTGTTAATCTGTCAGTAGTTTGATGAAGATGTTACATAGTGTCTAAGAGACACATAAATTCTCTATAATGTGTGGGATTATAGTAATAAGAagcacaagaaaaagaagaaggcaCACGTTAAACAGGCAGTGTAATGAATCGTAAGTTTTAGCCCTATCAAAATCACTTCTGCAATCATGTGTTTAGtatctaaaaaaaaccaaacattttctttcaacACATTTTCTAAAAACGGTACAAAGAGGGTCTCCACACCTGCGGTGCAATCCCTGCCTTTTTGGCAGAAAATGTGGGCCTTGGTGCCTGTACTGATGACCGGGGAGAGGACACCCTGTCTGGAGAAAAAGCAGACATCGGAGAGCTGATCCTCGGATGACCAGATGTCGGATTTGAAGGATAATCTGGTCCTCCTGTAGGGCTGAGAGGTATTTGATGAGACATGCACTGGGCACTGAAGTTAAAGGGAGGATTGTTAGGGAGTGAAGTCTGTCTGGAGAAAGTTGGAGTGGCGAGCTGGTTCCTGGCCTGTGGTGCTCCTTTGGGTAGGGTACTGATGGGGTCCTTGACTGGGTTAATGATGAAGAGAGAAGAGTTAAGCTGGTATGGCCGGTGCCTCGACAGATCCATCTCTATCTTGGAGCAACCATTTTCCAAAGGCGGCGGCTCTGGAACTGGTTCTGGTGGTGGAGGTTTTTTCATTGGTTTCTGCTTGACTGCTTGTTGCGCCTTGAGATTTTGTGAAAGTTGAGCACACATGTCAGAGTTTTTAGCAATAGCTTTGACCCTACCAGGCATGTTTGATGGGTAAACCCAAGATGGTGGCAGAGACATTGTAGGAGAAGGAGATCTAATTTGGCCTGCGTTCTGATTCTCAACCACATATTTTTCCATCCTGGACTGACGCTTAGCAAACAGCTGAGCACCTTTTCCGGACACATTTGTAAGCGACTGCTCCGGTTG
It encodes:
- the synpo gene encoding synaptopodin; translated protein: MEMEKGHTSIRRGVSWSPGGLRKPLQLTQDVQTRGTDYNASWEKTGFNKEHMSRKTNLTRSASLSEKELKEARVKSQIIAAQLTVPSNSKSRGVQLFNRRKQRVNAFTLESCGERSEEDRAENVKTNPPSNKLTWAERSSEEKDRDLNLKNTTADKSVFSTPARVRSVGDIMDEPAKDFHKEEDTDDRVVQERHFLPVKEEQEEEARHQFHEDLEDEAERETPPGSKTTDVIVSVHAEGEAEINGRQTGTDPAGKLPNGCHGASGPEKVSVPTSKQASSFINRTARPFFSPPTVQSPETVRPVMDIPPPPSYSTPPLPAFTVPQPVVASPPPPPPSYPTPPLPAFTNQPPQTYYSSPPPMSPVISPSSPPPSHFSASQYSQLPHYGPPTAPKPSTFVPKPSGEREMTTPIKTGILEEGAARRANKKSMFTFKEKPVVAPNPELLSLVQGADERKKHGHKSVPEPGSEEELLALGAEASNFLAKEEDRTEGARAPEWASCLKSSRTRPRAEHQPEQSLTNVSGKGAQLFAKRQSRMEKYVVENQNAGQIRSPSPTMSLPPSWVYPSNMPGRVKAIAKNSDMCAQLSQNLKAQQAVKQKPMKKPPPPEPVPEPPPLENGCSKIEMDLSRHRPYQLNSSLFIINPVKDPISTLPKGAPQARNQLATPTFSRQTSLPNNPPFNFSAQCMSHQIPLSPTGGPDYPSNPTSGHPRISSPMSAFSPDRVSSPRSSVQAPRPTFSAKKAGIAPQTPKESTPAEVPSETSTPTRTRNLTGNPGGPATGSWTSSLQTSPPPLTSSIRSVTSPVSFRNNSRCQSPMSTQNILFSTVTSTSTSRPSQTSTATFPRSPPWGSRCQSPVVSQSAIISPIPASQTSTSPSPLSPPWGVRCQSPTTQNNKPSTGFSFSSSKPPQSSTATSPHTPPWGSRCQSPVVNTQPYTSSSVPTSRPSKTNVSTPPWGSRCQSPLVSQKVQSSSFLVSTSRPSQPSTVTSPVSPPWGSRSQSPSHFQTSFSLSTTKPLYTSSVTSPVSLTKDSRCMSPTVNNLDSKANHRLLAKNIINAAKRKNSPSPGALSGHSLPISSLSYDGQKPPVNLFQSRSLGAQSPTFTSPPPTPTQRICSPVRLYNTRSLTDSDASVESEDSGLRSPGLHSYNTCPRGWGGSLRVKRSTISTDL